In Meleagris gallopavo isolate NT-WF06-2002-E0010 breed Aviagen turkey brand Nicholas breeding stock chromosome 3, Turkey_5.1, whole genome shotgun sequence, one DNA window encodes the following:
- the SLC45A4 gene encoding solute carrier family 45 member 4 gives FVFVVGLPEQYYSLTWFLSPILGLIFTPLIGSASDRCTLSWGRRRPFILALCIGVLFGVALFLNGSVIGLAIGDVPDKQPIGIVLTVLGVVVLDFCADATEGPIRAYLLDVVDSEEQDMALNIHAFSAGLGGAIGYMLGGLDWTQTFLGGIFKSQEQVLFFFAAIIFSVSVALHLFSIEEEQYNPQQDRIDEEGDTLSSVKFSGSLPPLNRLNVISEEEPYGASMFHDEVQSEHDLNMEFLEVNIVRSKSDSVLHMPDATLEIESELLFLHDIEPSIFQDASYPNTPHNTSQEIMKSKLNHLSAFLRDNEKEEEMLLDNRLNEDKVPNMNGSLPKEFLNGHARIGMKQSSTSNSMRRRRHMFYRQPSYTFSYYGKIGSHRYRFRRANAIVLIKSSRSMNDIYDMQKRQRQRYRHRNQSGTTNSSGDTESEEGETETTVRLLWLSMLKMPKELLRLCVCHLLTWFSIIAEAVFYTDFMGQVIFQGDPKAPSNSTELHAYNAGVQMGCWGLVIYAATAAVCSALLQKYLDNYDLSIKVIYILGTLGFSLGTAVMAIFPNVYVTMIMISTMGIVSMSISYCPYALLGQYHDIKEYIHHSPGNSKRGFGIDCAILSCQVYISQILVASALGSVVDAVGTVRVIPMVASVGSFLGFLTATFLVIYPEVNEEPKEEQKGLGPPETTEGNSTSAEKPTVLKLTRKGTTASELEGESAV, from the exons tttgtctttgttgtaGGTCTTCCTGAACAGTACTACAGCCTCACTTGGTTCCTTAGCCCAATCCTGGGCTTGATCTTCACTCCACTTATAGGATCAGCTAGTGACCGCTGCACGCTGAGCTGGGGCCGCCGGCGGCCTTTCATCCTTGCTCTCTGCATCGGTGTCCTCTTTGGAGTTGCACTTTTCCTTAATGGCTCCGTTATAG GTCTGGCTATTGGCGATGTCCCAGACAAGCAGCCCATCGGTATCGTCCTCACAGTGCTTGGTGTTGTGGTGTTGGACTTCTGCGCTGATGCGACAGAAGGGCCAATTCGGGCGTACCTGTTGGACGTGGTGGACAGTGAAGAACAAGATATGGCCCTTAACATCCATGCCTTTTCAGCTG GTCTTGGAGGAGCAATCGGTTATATGTTAGGAGGGCTGGACTGGACACAGACTTTCTTGGGTGGTATTTTTAAATCTCAAGAGCAagtccttttcttctttgcagccATTATCTTCTCTGTGTCTGTTGCTCTCCACCTTTTTAGCATTGAAGAAGAGCAATATAACCCTCAGCAGGACAGGATTGATGAGGAAGGAGACACACTTTCTAGTGTCAAATTCAGTGGTAGTCTCCCCCCTCTGAATCGACTGAATGTAATTAGTGAGGAGGAGCCATACGGAGCCTCCATGTTCCACGATGAGGTTCAGTCAGAGCATGATCTCAATATGGAGTTCCTCGAGGTGAACATTGTAAGAAGTAAGAGTGACTCCGTTCTGCATATGCCTGATGCTACGCTGGAAATTGAATCGgagctgctttttctgcatgACATCGAACCTTCCATTTTTCAAGATGCTTCGTATCCAAACACTCCCCACAACACCAGCCAagagatcatgaagtccaaacTCAACCACCTGTCTGCTTTCCTCAGGGACAatgagaaagaggaggaaatgtTGCTTGATAATCGCTTAAATGAAGATAAAGTCCCAAATATGAATGGCTCCCTACCAAAAGAATTCCTCAATGGACACGCTAGAATAGGCATGAAGCAATCCAGTACTTCAAACTCCATGCGGAGGCGGAGGCACATGTTCTACCGTCAGCCATCATACACCTTCTCATACTATGGCAAAATAGGCTCTCACCGCTATCGCTTTCGTCGGGCCAATGCCATCGTCTTGATAAAGTCCTCACGCAGCATGAATGACATCTATGACATGCAGAAGCGGCAGCGGCAGAGGTACAGACACAGGAATCAGAGTGGCACAACAAACTCGAGTGGAGACACAGAGAGCGAAGAGGGGGAAACTGAAACAACTGTCAGACTCTTGTGGTTGTCAATGCTAAAGATGCCAAAAGAGCTGCTGAGATTGTGCGTTTGTCACCTCTTAACTTGGTTTTCGATCATTGCTGAAGCTGTGTTCTATACAGATTTCATGGGCCAGGTCATCTTTCAGGGTGATCCAAAG GCCCCTTCTAATTCAACTGAGTTACATGCCTATAATGCTGGAGTTCAGATGGGATGCTGGGGACTGGTAATCTATGCTGCTACTGCTGCCGTTTGTTCAG CTTTGTTACAGAAATACTTGGACAACTATGACCTTAGCATAAAAGTGATCTACATCCTGGGCACGCTGGGATTTTCTCTAGGCACTGCAGTGATGGCAATATTCCCCAACGTGTACGTCACCATGATAATGATCAGCACTATGGGAATAGTTTCTATGAGCATCTCCTACTGCCCCTACGCACTTTTGGGACAATACCATGATATTAAAGAG TACATTCACCACAGCCCTGGGAACTCAAAGCGAGGATTTGGCATAGACTGTGCTATTCTGTCGTGTCAGGTTTACATCTCCCAGATCCTTGTGGCCTCTGCCCTTGGTAGTGTGGTGGACGCAGTTGGCACAGTCAGAGTCATTCCCATGGTGGCTTCAGTGGGATCTTTCCTGGGGTTTTTGACAGCTACCTTCTTGGTGATTTATCCCGAAGTCAATGAAGAGccaaaagaagaacagaaaggactgGGTCCTCCAGAGACAACTGAGGGCAACAGCACAAGCGCAGAGAAGCCAACTGTCCTGAAACTCACACGCAAAGGAACCACCGCATCGGAGCTGGAGGGCGAGTCAGCTGTGTGA